A window from Brachyhypopomus gauderio isolate BG-103 chromosome 6, BGAUD_0.2, whole genome shotgun sequence encodes these proteins:
- the LOC143516409 gene encoding uncharacterized protein LOC143516409: MPEGSLLIQDVDDVLISSGTTESCLAATTRVLLKLWETGYRVSRKKLQCCRPRVQFLGRIVTGGLTGISPLHRTTILHHPKPDTVKDMLSFLGLTGYSRHYVPDYVGMTQPLRDMVRQLGMRNLPAKLKWTAEAERHFIKLKQALAQAVDLAVPD; the protein is encoded by the coding sequence ATGCCAGAAGGGTCTCTTTTGATTCAAGATGTCGATGATGTGTTAATCAGCTCTGGCACCACGGAATCCTGTCTGGCGGCCACCACACGTGTCCTCCTCAAACTGTGGGAGACAGGCTACCGCGTGTCACGAAAAAAGCTGCAGTGCTGCAGACCAAGAGTGCAATTCTTAGGTCGCATAGTCACAGGAGGTTTGACAGGCATTTCCCCTTTACACAGAACAACCATATTACATCATCCCAAACCAGACACAGTCAAAGACATGCTGTCATTTCTGGGACTGACTGGCTACAGCAGACATTACGTACCAGACTATGTGGGGATGACGCAGCCACTAAGAGACATGGTCAGACAGCTGGGAATGAGGAACTTGCCAGCTAAGCTAAAATGGACTGCTGAGGCAGAGAGGCACTTCATCAAGTTGAAACAGGCGCTGGCGCAGGCAGTGGACTTGGCAGTTCCTGACTAA